One region of Serinus canaria isolate serCan28SL12 chromosome 25, serCan2020, whole genome shotgun sequence genomic DNA includes:
- the LOC127060663 gene encoding scale keratin-like → MSCYDLCPPRTSTELCPPRTSVAVPQPIAESCNELCARQCPDSSAFIQPPPVVVTFPGPILSSFPQQAVVGSSGAPAFGGSLGLGGLYGAGATQASGGLCTFGRAYAAPACSPCALPRCSKKLWDTCGPC, encoded by the coding sequence ATGTCCTGCTACGACCTGTGCCCCCCCAGGACCAGCACGGAGCTGTGCCCCCCCAGGACCAGCGTGGCCGTGCCCCAGCCCATCGCTGAGAGCTGCAACGAGCTGTGCGCCCGCCAGTGCCCCGACTCCTCTGCCTTCATCCAGCCACCGCCCGTGGTGGTCACCTTCCCCggccccatcctcagctccttcccccagcaggcCGTGGTGGGCTCCTCCGGAGCTCCGGCCTTTGgcggctccctggggctgggcggCCTCTACGGCGCCGGCGCCACCCAGGCCTCGGGGGGCCTCTGCACCTTTGGCAGAGCCTACGCTGCTCCCGCCTGCAGCCCTTGCGCCCTGCCCCGCTGCAGCAAGAAGCTCTGGGACACCTGCGGGCCCTGCTAG
- the LOC103823993 gene encoding scale keratin-like, translating to MSCYDLCPPRTSTELCPPRTSVAVPQPIAESCNELCARQCPDSSAFIQPPPVVVTFPGPILSSFPQQAVVGSSGAPAFGGSLGLGGLYGAGATQASGGLCTFGRAYAAPACSPCALPRYSKKLWDTCGPC from the coding sequence ATGTCCTGCTACGACCTGTGCCCCCCCAGGACCAGCACGGAGCTGTGCCCCCCCAGGACCAGcgtggctgtgccccagcccatcGCTGAGAGCTGCAACGAGCTGTGCGCCCGCCAGTGCCCCGACTCCTCTGCCTTCATCCAGCCACCGCCCGTGGTGGTCACCTTCCCCggccccatcctcagctccttcccccagcaggcCGTGGTGGGCTCCTCCGGAGCACCGGCCTTTGgcggctccctggggctgggcggCCTCTACGGCGCCGGCGCCACCCAGGCCTCGGGTGGCCTCTGCACCTTTGGCAGAGCCTACGCTGCTCCCGCCTGCAGCCCTTGCGCCCTGCCCCGCTACAGCAAGAAGCTCTGGGACACCTGCGGGCCCTGCTAG